The following coding sequences lie in one Porphyromonas asaccharolytica DSM 20707 genomic window:
- a CDS encoding RNA polymerase sigma factor — translation MTTLRTCSDDELVCQYCEGCDRAFAELLRRYETDIHNYIYLTIADSDVADDLFQEVFIKVMRTLKDGKYHAKGKFKAWLLRLTHNMMMDHFRQEKRALYVTNYDANQQILDLTPASELPEDFFDDQEALYHQISLCVEDLPEAQREVLKMRIYEDIPFKEIAERTEVSISTALGRMRYALINLRKMVRERNIAPV, via the coding sequence ATGACCACACTCCGTACGTGCAGCGACGATGAGCTCGTCTGCCAATATTGTGAGGGCTGTGATAGAGCTTTTGCAGAGCTCCTCCGTCGGTACGAAACTGACATTCATAACTATATCTATCTAACGATCGCTGATAGCGATGTCGCTGACGATCTCTTTCAGGAGGTCTTCATCAAGGTGATGCGTACCCTAAAGGATGGTAAGTACCATGCCAAGGGCAAGTTCAAAGCTTGGCTCCTCCGCCTGACGCATAATATGATGATGGATCACTTCCGCCAGGAGAAGCGGGCACTCTACGTGACTAACTACGATGCCAATCAGCAGATCCTCGACCTGACACCGGCGAGTGAGCTCCCAGAGGACTTCTTCGATGATCAGGAGGCTCTGTATCACCAGATATCGCTCTGCGTAGAGGATCTACCCGAAGCACAGCGAGAGGTTCTCAAGATGAGGATCTACGAGGATATACCCTTTAAGGAGATCGCTGAGCGCACCGAGGTAAGCATCAGCACAGCCCTCGGACGTATGCGCTATGCTCTGATCAATCTGCGCAAGATGGTACGTGAGCGCAATATTGCGCCCGTCTAA
- a CDS encoding sugar transferase, producing MYRNYLKRLLDIICSLLGLIILSPLLLVVIVVMLFANKGAGVFFSQARPGRGERLFNMYKFKSMTDERDAAGNLLPDAKRLTAMGRFIRKTSIDELPQLWNVLRGDMSLVGPRPFLATYRQIPTKRRKVEIISVSIEGDAIEITPAQRVRYEVRPGITGLAQINGRNKLSYQRRFEYDAWYVRHLSLALDLKILLKTIGLTLRMKDVSSATGETSETFTGEN from the coding sequence ATGTATCGTAACTATCTCAAGCGACTCTTAGATATCATCTGCTCCCTACTGGGACTCATCATCCTGTCTCCACTGCTTCTTGTGGTGATCGTGGTGATGCTCTTTGCCAATAAGGGGGCAGGGGTCTTCTTCTCTCAAGCACGTCCTGGACGAGGAGAGCGGCTCTTTAATATGTACAAGTTCAAGTCGATGACTGATGAGCGTGATGCTGCGGGCAATCTGCTCCCCGATGCGAAGAGACTGACCGCCATGGGGCGGTTTATCCGCAAGACCTCCATCGACGAGCTACCGCAGCTGTGGAATGTACTACGAGGCGATATGAGTCTCGTGGGTCCGCGCCCCTTCCTAGCTACTTACCGTCAGATCCCTACGAAGCGCAGGAAGGTGGAGATCATCAGTGTCTCTATCGAGGGCGATGCGATAGAGATCACACCAGCACAGCGCGTGCGCTATGAGGTGCGTCCTGGCATCACAGGCTTAGCGCAGATCAATGGTCGCAACAAGCTGAGCTACCAGCGTCGCTTTGAGTATGATGCGTGGTATGTACGTCACCTCTCCTTGGCACTAGACCTCAAGATCCTCTTAAAGACAATCGGTCTAACCCTCCGGATGAAAGATGTCTCCTCGGCAACGGGTGAGACCTCCGAGACATTTACTGGAGAGAACTAA
- a CDS encoding glycosyltransferase family 2 protein: MSIGLPLSVIIPVYNGAKTIVRCLDSLVAIPDAATALEIIVINDGSQDETREVVTAYQAQHPEQTIRIITQANQGQSAARNRGLEVAQGAYVWFVDADDWVDSTAAGYLLSLIAEDSYDMLCFGVRNEADEEEVPSEWLDSAAHDFDQLQCTDGRALLTEHNLSGGIWAFLWRRSMLEEHQARFMEGLLHEDALFYWHYTAFAERALLVPVVAYYYYQRADSSIHSAHTLQLRAFSRLEGALSLMQYAEEMPALRDFYLDKASTNYRLSLRMIARYGKVSELKAYTQRMEQSGDYKLLMRYAGRKGAPLICIAHRSPWLFNLIAHILPPVS; encoded by the coding sequence ATGAGTATAGGCCTACCTCTCTCTGTCATCATACCAGTATATAATGGAGCGAAGACGATCGTTCGTTGCCTAGACTCCCTCGTCGCTATCCCTGATGCTGCGACAGCACTAGAGATCATCGTGATCAATGACGGGAGCCAGGATGAGACACGGGAGGTAGTGACGGCCTACCAAGCACAGCACCCAGAGCAAACTATAAGAATCATCACCCAGGCCAATCAAGGACAGTCGGCAGCTCGCAATAGAGGCTTGGAGGTAGCTCAGGGAGCCTACGTATGGTTTGTCGATGCCGATGACTGGGTAGATAGCACCGCAGCTGGTTACCTACTCTCTCTCATCGCAGAGGATTCGTACGACATGCTCTGCTTTGGGGTTCGCAATGAGGCAGACGAGGAGGAGGTCCCCTCCGAGTGGTTGGACAGCGCGGCACACGACTTCGACCAGCTCCAGTGTACCGATGGAAGAGCGCTCTTGACAGAGCACAACTTATCAGGAGGTATCTGGGCTTTCCTGTGGCGACGCTCCATGCTGGAGGAGCATCAGGCGCGATTTATGGAGGGGTTGCTCCATGAGGATGCCCTCTTCTACTGGCACTACACAGCCTTTGCCGAGCGAGCACTTCTCGTCCCTGTCGTAGCTTATTACTACTATCAGAGAGCAGACTCATCTATCCATAGTGCACACACTTTACAGCTTCGTGCTTTCTCTCGCCTAGAGGGAGCCTTGAGCTTAATGCAGTATGCCGAGGAGATGCCCGCTTTGCGAGACTTCTATCTAGACAAAGCCTCCACCAACTATCGACTCAGCCTACGTATGATCGCTCGCTATGGCAAGGTCTCCGAACTCAAAGCGTACACGCAGCGTATGGAGCAGTCGGGAGACTACAAGCTCCTCATGCGCTATGCGGGTCGTAAGGGTGCTCCACTCATCTGTATAGCTCACCGCTCTCCCTGGCTTTTCAATCTAATTGCTCACATACTCCCCCCTGTTTCATAG
- a CDS encoding glycosyltransferase family 2 protein, giving the protein MLTTGSIVLYKSNAFFVEQIIEDFFRTPSQPQVETDKRLYLIDNSPTDELRFLADLPVGDGRIYYEHQPSNLGFGKAHNIAIRLAHDQGARYHVIINPDVRFDETVLDTLTSYMEAHEEVGLVSPFVSYPDGRPQQLCKLLPRPWDVLLRRFSFSQWVRNKINNRYEMHWLDYSEPVEVPYLSGCFMFTRMAILERVGGFDERFFMYVEDIDLSRRIGQISKTICHPEAKITHVHSRGSYHDAKLLCHHISSMVKYFNKWGWWCDAERKEINARYIPKEAKL; this is encoded by the coding sequence GTGCTAACAACTGGCTCTATAGTACTCTACAAGAGCAATGCATTCTTTGTGGAGCAGATTATTGAGGACTTCTTCAGGACCCCCTCACAGCCACAGGTAGAGACCGACAAGCGTCTCTACCTGATTGACAATTCGCCCACAGATGAGTTGCGCTTCCTAGCAGACCTACCCGTCGGCGACGGACGTATCTACTATGAGCATCAGCCGAGCAACCTAGGCTTCGGCAAGGCACACAACATAGCCATACGCCTAGCCCACGATCAGGGAGCACGGTACCATGTGATCATCAATCCCGATGTGCGCTTTGACGAGACAGTGCTCGACACGCTGACCTCCTACATGGAGGCGCACGAGGAGGTGGGGCTCGTATCGCCTTTTGTCTCCTACCCGGATGGTCGTCCGCAGCAGCTCTGCAAGCTCTTGCCTAGACCGTGGGATGTGCTCTTGCGTCGATTCTCTTTCAGTCAGTGGGTCCGCAATAAGATCAACAATCGCTACGAGATGCACTGGCTAGACTATAGCGAGCCTGTGGAGGTACCCTACTTGTCTGGTTGCTTCATGTTTACACGCATGGCGATACTGGAGCGCGTGGGGGGCTTTGACGAGCGCTTCTTTATGTATGTCGAGGATATCGATCTCTCTAGGCGCATCGGACAGATCTCTAAGACGATCTGTCATCCCGAGGCTAAGATCACGCATGTCCACAGCCGAGGCTCCTATCACGATGCTAAGCTCCTATGTCACCACATCTCCTCGATGGTCAAGTACTTCAACAAGTGGGGCTGGTGGTGCGATGCAGAGCGCAAAGAGATCAATGCGCGCTATATCCCTAAGGAGGCAAAGCTATGA
- a CDS encoding glycosyltransferase family 4 protein, whose protein sequence is MVTNESTPPRAIAFVVNQIRPQGPLFVVRDIVAGLPEGYYKPYIIQLCSLEPQGEAMADELQALGCEIIELGFTRGQLELFPRSAARLLDECLQHYDITLVHSHTYQPDIVTSYLTHRYILLTTQHNIAKLDFTYGKGRLLGNYMCRHLMRALSRHREVVCVSHVCRDYYRKSLPTKVNVYVAPNGIDNTLFTPPATPSEQAQLRRQLALPERGYIITYCGSLIKRKDPELILRALRRLKRRHQLPSDLRLLILGKGPLERRCKQLAKPLGEQVQFVGFTDRVSDYLGASNALITASHAEGLPLNVIEGVASGCVVIHSNLPIFGEILGSVPQMAALRFDMGNVSQCADCILKAPSVTFDRQEALEMGGLYGRQRMALQYHRIYQQLLRKYLG, encoded by the coding sequence ATGGTAACCAATGAGTCTACACCGCCTAGAGCGATCGCCTTCGTGGTGAATCAGATCCGCCCGCAAGGACCTCTCTTTGTGGTGCGAGACATTGTCGCAGGACTACCTGAGGGCTACTACAAGCCTTACATCATACAGCTCTGCTCTCTAGAGCCTCAAGGCGAGGCGATGGCTGACGAACTGCAAGCGCTGGGATGCGAGATCATCGAGCTAGGCTTCACTCGTGGGCAACTAGAGCTATTCCCCCGATCGGCGGCAAGGCTGCTCGACGAGTGCCTGCAGCACTACGACATTACACTGGTGCATAGTCACACCTACCAGCCAGACATCGTCACCAGTTATCTGACTCATCGCTACATACTGCTGACGACCCAGCACAACATCGCTAAGCTAGACTTCACCTACGGCAAGGGGCGCCTGCTCGGTAACTACATGTGTCGTCACCTGATGCGCGCCCTGTCTCGTCACCGTGAGGTGGTCTGCGTCTCGCATGTCTGTCGTGACTACTACCGCAAGTCGCTCCCCACCAAGGTCAATGTCTATGTCGCTCCTAATGGGATAGACAACACGCTCTTTACTCCTCCCGCCACTCCCTCCGAACAGGCGCAGCTACGTCGCCAGCTAGCACTCCCTGAGCGAGGCTATATCATCACATACTGCGGATCACTCATCAAGCGCAAAGATCCAGAGCTGATCCTCCGCGCCTTGCGCCGACTGAAGAGGCGTCACCAGCTACCGAGTGACCTACGTCTCTTGATCCTCGGCAAGGGCCCTCTAGAGAGACGTTGCAAGCAGCTAGCGAAGCCACTCGGTGAGCAGGTGCAGTTTGTCGGCTTTACCGATCGTGTATCGGACTATCTAGGCGCTTCAAATGCCCTGATCACGGCTAGTCACGCTGAGGGATTACCGCTCAACGTCATCGAGGGAGTCGCATCGGGATGCGTGGTCATTCACTCGAATTTGCCTATCTTTGGCGAGATTTTGGGATCTGTCCCGCAGATGGCTGCTCTACGATTTGATATGGGAAATGTATCTCAGTGTGCCGATTGTATACTAAAAGCACCCTCTGTGACGTTTGATAGACAGGAAGCTCTGGAGATGGGAGGTCTGTATGGTCGCCAGCGCATGGCTCTGCAGTACCATCGTATCTACCAGCAACTCTTGCGCAAGTATCTTGGATAA
- a CDS encoding EpsG family protein produces MIPYVILLSLLLLFTALYYRDQRFEGLYQLFTFTLLVGFAGLRVGLGQDYEVYENGYNWISSESFQAFEPLWRWVIVEMHALGLGFRSFMILTSAITIALFFQGIRRLSISYPLGILFFVLFNTGYLETLNGVRQCLALMITFAAFHLYVERRYWRFFLWVVLSCLVHSSSVIWFILLPLMSIRWDWRVLTVLLVVTLAVGNPLFKVVGHVLEPILPERYAFYISSREMDAHQGWVNILVQNGMTLLLLIGSLYLDKERDRTTCLAILLIAFSSMIYNCTLSSDVAMRFMYNPGIMICVALPNLLLSVKDRWYQLTIAGVMILYFLFTVNNVMDPGSSLHTYRWIYDDYIYTPTLW; encoded by the coding sequence GTGATCCCCTACGTCATCTTGCTGAGCTTACTGCTCCTCTTCACGGCGCTGTACTACAGAGACCAGCGCTTTGAGGGACTGTACCAGCTCTTCACCTTTACCCTACTGGTTGGCTTCGCCGGTCTGCGTGTCGGACTGGGACAGGACTACGAGGTGTATGAGAATGGGTACAACTGGATCTCGTCTGAGTCCTTTCAGGCTTTTGAGCCTCTATGGCGGTGGGTTATAGTCGAGATGCATGCCCTAGGGCTGGGCTTTCGCTCCTTCATGATACTCACCTCAGCCATTACGATTGCTCTATTTTTTCAGGGCATACGGCGCCTCTCCATCTCCTATCCACTGGGCATTCTCTTTTTTGTCCTCTTTAATACGGGCTATCTGGAGACGCTCAATGGGGTGCGACAATGTCTCGCTCTGATGATTACCTTTGCAGCCTTCCATCTCTATGTGGAGCGGCGCTATTGGCGCTTCTTCCTGTGGGTCGTCCTCTCCTGTCTAGTACACAGCTCCTCGGTGATATGGTTTATCCTCTTACCGCTGATGTCGATAAGGTGGGACTGGCGCGTGCTGACGGTGCTGCTCGTGGTGACGCTCGCTGTGGGGAATCCACTCTTCAAGGTAGTGGGGCATGTCCTGGAGCCGATCCTCCCCGAGCGCTACGCCTTCTACATATCTAGTCGAGAGATGGACGCACACCAAGGGTGGGTCAATATATTGGTCCAAAACGGGATGACGCTCCTACTACTCATCGGGTCGCTCTATCTAGATAAGGAGCGTGATAGGACGACCTGTCTAGCTATCCTACTCATCGCTTTCAGCAGTATGATCTACAACTGTACCCTCTCGTCAGATGTAGCAATGCGCTTTATGTACAACCCAGGCATCATGATCTGCGTGGCTCTGCCTAACCTCCTACTATCGGTAAAGGATCGATGGTATCAGCTGACCATTGCTGGAGTAATGATCCTTTACTTCCTCTTTACTGTCAACAATGTGATGGATCCTGGCAGCTCCCTCCATACCTACCGATGGATCTATGACGACTACATCTATACCCCTACGCTATGGTAA
- a CDS encoding glycosyltransferase, which yields MSLSQESAEAQTPKVSVIVPVYNVEQYLRRCLDSILGQTMSDWEAICVDDGSPDRSASILAEYAERDSRFRILTKENGGLSSARNAGTAWARGKYVNYVDSDDFIHPQTFELAVALAERDRSDIVSWVPDMIYKRRLLLRAKLGQPYGDVVPWSMSQRYDLSKVHAVCTTEVTRHATNHRWFDGVTDPIRYFYAWRHLVRRELAVETPFVEGLKFEDFPWWSDLMLRSPRVTLTQLPLYYYYYNKESITSASTECHKMTHWIAGIRHTFPQYATAASEVQRTCWERQCLWAVVCDRISKQLYKVQDETSRETLVPLLRELWDMGVFATPYNKRTKYHQGRIKEYIGL from the coding sequence ATGTCTTTATCACAAGAGTCCGCAGAAGCCCAGACGCCTAAGGTGTCGGTCATCGTACCTGTCTACAATGTCGAGCAGTACCTCCGTCGCTGTCTAGACAGCATACTAGGGCAGACGATGTCTGACTGGGAGGCGATCTGCGTTGATGACGGCAGCCCTGACAGGTCGGCAAGCATACTCGCAGAGTATGCCGAGCGTGATAGTCGCTTCCGTATCCTAACGAAGGAAAACGGCGGACTCTCCTCTGCGCGCAATGCTGGGACAGCCTGGGCGCGGGGTAAGTATGTCAACTACGTGGACTCAGACGACTTCATCCACCCGCAGACCTTCGAGCTGGCAGTGGCTCTGGCGGAGCGTGATCGCTCTGACATCGTATCGTGGGTACCAGACATGATCTATAAGCGTCGGCTACTCCTACGCGCTAAGCTGGGGCAGCCTTATGGCGATGTGGTGCCCTGGAGCATGTCTCAGCGCTACGACCTGAGCAAGGTGCATGCGGTCTGCACGACGGAAGTGACAAGGCATGCGACCAATCATCGCTGGTTCGATGGCGTCACAGATCCTATCCGATACTTCTACGCTTGGCGCCATTTGGTACGTCGTGAGCTCGCAGTAGAAACCCCTTTTGTAGAGGGACTGAAGTTTGAGGATTTCCCCTGGTGGAGCGACCTCATGCTGCGCTCCCCTCGTGTCACCCTCACGCAGCTACCGCTCTACTATTACTACTATAATAAAGAGTCTATCACGAGTGCCTCGACAGAGTGCCACAAGATGACTCACTGGATAGCTGGCATCCGGCACACCTTCCCGCAGTATGCCACGGCAGCATCTGAGGTACAGAGGACGTGCTGGGAGCGGCAATGTCTCTGGGCGGTCGTATGCGATCGCATCTCCAAGCAGCTCTATAAGGTGCAGGACGAGACAAGCCGTGAGACCCTCGTACCACTACTGCGAGAGCTGTGGGATATGGGTGTCTTTGCGACGCCCTATAACAAGCGCACGAAGTATCACCAAGGTCGTATCAAAGAGTACATAGGATTGTGA
- a CDS encoding CoA transferase subunit A — MKKSIDKAGLKAKLHDGMSIMIGGFLANGTPERIVDVLVESGVKDLTMIVNDTSYPDRGCGRLIANKQVKHLIVSHIGTNPMTAEQMNNGELEVEFSPQGTLAERIRVGGCGLGGVLTTTGLGTIIADGKKVININGQDYLLELPLRADMAFIKGTVGDETGNLVYKGTTQNFQPLMAMAADCVVAEIDEIVPVGQISPEAVHTSGIFVDYIFE, encoded by the coding sequence ATGAAAAAATCAATCGATAAAGCAGGACTCAAAGCTAAGCTGCACGATGGTATGTCTATCATGATCGGGGGATTTCTCGCTAATGGGACTCCTGAGCGTATTGTCGACGTGCTGGTCGAGAGTGGGGTCAAGGATCTCACGATGATCGTCAACGACACCTCTTATCCTGACCGTGGCTGTGGTCGTCTCATCGCCAATAAGCAGGTCAAGCACCTGATCGTCTCTCACATCGGTACGAACCCGATGACCGCTGAGCAGATGAACAATGGTGAGCTGGAGGTCGAGTTTAGCCCTCAGGGTACACTCGCTGAGCGTATCCGCGTAGGTGGCTGCGGTCTCGGTGGCGTCCTAACGACTACGGGCCTAGGTACGATCATTGCCGATGGTAAGAAGGTGATCAATATCAACGGTCAGGACTACCTCCTCGAGCTGCCGCTACGTGCTGATATGGCTTTTATCAAGGGTACTGTCGGTGACGAGACCGGTAACCTAGTCTACAAGGGCACGACACAAAACTTCCAGCCTCTGATGGCTATGGCTGCTGACTGCGTCGTCGCTGAGATTGACGAGATCGTTCCCGTAGGGCAGATCAGCCCCGAGGCGGTACACACCTCTGGTATCTTTGTGGACTACATCTTTGAGTAA
- a CDS encoding hotdog fold domain-containing protein, giving the protein MANPKSMIRLRMSSADAHYGGNLVDGAKMLQLFGDVATELLIIQDGDEGLFCAYDKVEFLAPVYAGDYIEAVGEITQVGNSSRQMQFEARKVIAPRTDISASAADVLEEPVVVCRAHGTCVVPKKCQRKS; this is encoded by the coding sequence ATGGCAAATCCAAAATCAATGATCCGTCTACGTATGTCTAGTGCTGATGCGCACTATGGTGGTAACCTCGTAGATGGTGCTAAGATGCTACAGCTCTTTGGCGATGTGGCTACTGAGCTACTCATTATACAAGATGGCGATGAGGGTCTCTTCTGCGCCTACGACAAGGTCGAGTTCCTCGCTCCAGTATATGCTGGAGACTATATAGAGGCTGTCGGTGAGATCACCCAGGTCGGTAATTCATCACGCCAGATGCAGTTTGAGGCACGCAAGGTGATCGCTCCACGCACTGACATCAGTGCTTCTGCAGCAGATGTCCTTGAGGAGCCTGTCGTCGTATGTCGTGCTCATGGTACCTGCGTAGTACCTAAGAAGTGCCAGCGCAAGTCTTAA
- a CDS encoding 3-keto-5-aminohexanoate cleavage protein gives MDKLILTAAICGAEVTKEQNPAVPYTIDEIVREAKSAYDAGAAVIHVHVREDDGTPTQSKARFKEALDAIYKVIPDVIIIPSTGGAVGMTAEERLQPTELMPEMATLDCGTCNFGDDVFENTIPMMRAFGKRMIENKIKPEYECFEMGHLDTILRLAQRGEVPGDPMQFNFVLGVFGCTPATADNLAWLVKNIPAGSTWTATGIGRHEFPLAAAAIGMGGHVRVGFEDNLYLSKGVLAKSNGELVAKAARIAHELGREIANPAEARQILSLAPRH, from the coding sequence ATGGATAAACTAATCCTAACGGCAGCGATCTGCGGTGCCGAGGTAACAAAAGAGCAGAACCCCGCTGTCCCCTATACAATCGATGAGATCGTTCGTGAGGCTAAGTCCGCATACGATGCTGGAGCCGCTGTCATCCACGTCCACGTCCGTGAGGACGATGGTACACCGACACAGTCTAAGGCGCGCTTTAAGGAAGCCCTAGATGCCATCTACAAGGTGATCCCCGATGTGATCATCATCCCCTCGACGGGTGGTGCGGTAGGCATGACCGCTGAGGAGCGTCTACAGCCTACAGAGCTGATGCCTGAGATGGCTACGCTAGACTGCGGTACGTGTAACTTTGGCGATGATGTCTTCGAAAACACGATCCCCATGATGCGTGCCTTCGGCAAGCGTATGATCGAAAACAAGATCAAGCCTGAGTACGAGTGCTTTGAGATGGGTCACCTAGACACCATCCTGCGTCTCGCTCAGAGAGGTGAGGTGCCTGGAGATCCTATGCAGTTTAACTTCGTGCTAGGTGTCTTCGGCTGTACGCCCGCTACGGCTGACAATCTCGCTTGGCTCGTTAAGAACATCCCCGCAGGCTCTACCTGGACAGCTACCGGTATAGGTCGTCACGAGTTCCCACTAGCAGCAGCTGCTATCGGCATGGGCGGTCACGTACGTGTCGGCTTTGAGGATAACCTATATCTCTCTAAGGGTGTCCTCGCTAAGAGCAATGGCGAGCTAGTCGCCAAGGCAGCACGCATAGCTCATGAGCTAGGTCGTGAGATCGCTAACCCTGCTGAGGCTCGTCAGATCCTTTCGCTGGCTCCTCGCCACTAA
- a CDS encoding zinc-binding dehydrogenase, giving the protein MQKKGNKYGTHRVISPKGVLPQPADKIDNNMDEIYDNEILIDVQTLNIDSASFTQIAEQAGGDKAKIAEIMMGIVEKQGKHRNPVTGSGGMLLGTVEKIGDALKGKIDLKEGDKIATLVSLSLTPLRIDKIKDIRPDIDQVDIDGKAILFESGIYAKIPEDLPENLALSALDVAGAPAQVAKLVKPGDTVLIIGAGGKSGMLCCYEAKKRAGVTGKVIGLCHSQRSTDRLKALGFCDYVFSANATQPVPVMEEIEKLTDGKMCDVTINNVNITDTEMTSILCTKDDGVVYFFSMATSFTKAALGAEGVGKDVTMIVGNGYTKGHAEITLQELRECEALRKIFTELYA; this is encoded by the coding sequence ATGCAGAAGAAAGGAAACAAGTATGGCACGCATCGTGTCATCTCTCCTAAGGGCGTACTACCACAGCCCGCAGACAAGATCGACAACAACATGGATGAGATCTATGACAACGAGATCCTCATCGATGTACAGACGCTAAACATCGACTCAGCTAGCTTCACGCAGATAGCGGAGCAGGCTGGTGGCGACAAGGCAAAGATCGCCGAGATCATGATGGGCATCGTCGAGAAGCAAGGCAAGCACCGCAACCCAGTCACAGGCTCTGGTGGTATGCTCCTCGGCACTGTCGAGAAGATAGGTGATGCACTCAAGGGTAAGATAGACCTCAAGGAAGGCGACAAGATCGCTACCCTCGTATCACTCTCACTGACTCCTCTACGCATCGACAAGATCAAGGATATCCGTCCCGACATTGACCAGGTCGACATTGACGGCAAGGCTATCCTCTTCGAGAGCGGTATCTACGCTAAGATCCCTGAAGATCTACCTGAGAACCTCGCACTCTCAGCTCTAGACGTAGCTGGCGCTCCTGCTCAGGTGGCTAAGCTGGTCAAGCCAGGCGACACGGTTCTCATCATCGGTGCTGGTGGTAAGAGCGGTATGCTCTGCTGCTACGAGGCTAAGAAGCGTGCTGGCGTCACGGGTAAGGTCATCGGACTATGCCACTCACAGCGTAGTACGGATCGTTTGAAGGCTCTCGGCTTCTGCGACTACGTATTCTCAGCCAATGCGACACAGCCTGTACCTGTCATGGAGGAGATCGAGAAGCTCACCGACGGCAAGATGTGTGATGTTACGATCAACAATGTCAACATCACCGATACGGAGATGACTAGTATCCTCTGTACGAAGGATGATGGTGTTGTCTACTTCTTCTCTATGGCTACGAGCTTTACCAAGGCAGCTCTAGGCGCAGAGGGTGTCGGCAAGGATGTGACGATGATCGTAGGTAACGGCTATACCAAGGGTCACGCAGAGATCACGCTACAGGAGCTGCGTGAGTGTGAGGCTCTACGCAAGATCTTCACTGAGCTATATGCTTAA
- the ablA gene encoding lysine 2,3-aminomutase has protein sequence MNESRRKEFFPEVSDADWNDWHWQVRNRIETLDQLKKYIKLTPEEEEGVRESLKTIRMAITPYYLSLIDPNDPNDPVRKQSIPTINELHVSPEDQLDPLSEDEDSPVPGLTHRYPDRVLFLITDMCSMYCRHCTRRRFAGQKDAASPKERIEKCIEYIEQTPEVRDVLLSGGDALMVSDKMLEYIIQRLRAIPHVEIIRIGSRTPVVCPQRITPELVQMLSKYHPIWLNTHFNHPNEVTRESREACERMANAGIPLGNQSVLLRGINDCPSIMMHLVHELVKMRVRPYYIYVCDLSQGISHFRTPVSKGIEIIEALRGHTSGYAVPTFVVDAPGGGGKIPVMPTYVISQSPHRVVLRNYEGVITTYTEPMDYKEEPCQCPDCKKARHEGVYGLLTGDQLSMAPDHLDRKERSRKWREAHKG, from the coding sequence ATGAACGAAAGCAGAAGAAAGGAGTTCTTTCCCGAAGTATCTGACGCTGATTGGAATGATTGGCACTGGCAGGTACGTAACCGTATCGAGACGCTAGACCAGCTCAAGAAGTATATCAAACTAACTCCCGAGGAGGAGGAGGGTGTACGTGAGTCGCTCAAGACGATCCGTATGGCTATCACGCCTTACTACCTAAGCTTGATCGACCCCAATGATCCTAACGATCCTGTACGTAAGCAGTCGATCCCCACGATCAATGAGCTACACGTAAGCCCAGAGGATCAGCTAGACCCTCTGAGCGAGGATGAGGACTCACCCGTGCCTGGACTGACGCACCGCTATCCTGATCGTGTGCTCTTTCTGATTACCGATATGTGCTCTATGTACTGTCGCCACTGCACGCGTCGTCGCTTTGCCGGACAGAAGGATGCTGCCTCTCCTAAGGAGCGCATCGAGAAGTGTATCGAGTACATCGAGCAGACACCTGAGGTACGCGACGTGCTCCTCTCCGGTGGTGACGCGCTCATGGTTAGCGATAAGATGCTGGAGTATATCATACAGCGCCTGCGTGCTATCCCTCATGTAGAGATCATCCGTATCGGATCACGCACACCTGTCGTATGTCCACAGCGTATCACGCCTGAGCTGGTACAGATGCTGAGCAAGTATCACCCTATATGGCTCAATACGCACTTTAACCACCCCAACGAGGTAACTCGCGAGAGCCGTGAGGCTTGCGAGCGTATGGCTAATGCTGGTATACCTCTAGGTAATCAGTCGGTGCTACTGCGTGGTATCAACGACTGCCCCTCGATCATGATGCACCTCGTCCATGAGTTAGTCAAGATGCGCGTACGTCCATACTATATATATGTATGTGACCTCTCGCAGGGTATCTCACACTTCCGTACGCCTGTCTCCAAGGGTATCGAGATCATCGAGGCTCTACGTGGTCATACGTCGGGTTATGCTGTACCTACCTTCGTCGTAGATGCGCCAGGTGGTGGTGGCAAGATCCCAGTCATGCCGACCTATGTGATCTCTCAGTCGCCTCACCGTGTGGTGCTGCGCAACTATGAGGGAGTCATCACGACCTACACAGAGCCGATGGACTACAAGGAGGAGCCCTGTCAGTGCCCTGACTGTAAGAAGGCTCGCCACGAGGGGGTCTACGGGCTACTCACAGGCGATCAGCTCTCTATGGCTCCTGATCATCTCGACCGCAAGGAGCGTAGCCGTAAGTGGCGCGAAGCCCACAAGGGATAA